From Primulina huaijiensis isolate GDHJ02 chromosome 15, ASM1229523v2, whole genome shotgun sequence, one genomic window encodes:
- the LOC140960260 gene encoding protein NEGATIVE GRAVITROPIC RESPONSE OF ROOTS isoform X2, whose amino-acid sequence MKIFGLLRNKGEHHQPNRESGTNHHMIHQPCREEFNDWPNALLAIGTFGNNNLKDSEKSNIQGSLTLPRSPGHLEHNTPEDSRETDKDLRTILNQHISTDSSFSGELKKHYVSLEKFLEGDKIINQSMNIVPENENSRLRRTLSSDHDREGNSIRLENKRNDIRKRSLSFLLKKAFLCRGGSVLTPGLRDPITGPGLANSRMDKILRAILNRRVYPQRSSPKAKPKKYLNMHGEDDSDDDQEPKEATDGSKWVKTDREYIILEM is encoded by the exons ATGAAG ATCTTCGGTTTGCTGAGAAACAAAGGGGAGCATCATCAACCAAATCGAGAATCAGGGACGAATC ATCATATGATACATCAACCATGCAGAGAAGAATTCAATGATTGGCCAAATGCTTTACTTGCTATTGGGACTTTTGGAAATAACAATCTTAAAGATTCAGAAAAGTCTAATATTCAAGGGAGCTTAACTTTACCCAGAAGTCCAGGTCACCTGGAACATAATACCCCAGAAGATTCCCGAGAAACTGATAAAGATTTGAGAACAATACTCAATCAACATATTTCCACGGATTCCAGTTTTTCTGGGGAGTTGAAAAAGCATTATGTATCGCTGGAGAAATTCTTGGAAGGTGACAAGATTATCAACCAGTCGATGAATATCGTGccagaaaatgaaaattctCGCCTCCGTCGAACCTTGAGCTCAGATCATGACAGGGAAGGAAACAGTATTAGGTTGGAAAACAAAAGAAATGACATTCGTAAAAGGTCATTGTCTTTTCTTCTTAAGAAGGCATTCCTGTGTAGAGGTGGATCTGTGCTCACTCCCGGTTTGAGGGATCCAATTACAGGGCCTGGATTGGCTAATTCAAGAATGGATAAG ATTTTAAGGGCCATCCTGAATAGAAGGGTCTACCCTCAAAGGTCTAGTCCAAAGGCAAAGCCAAAGAAATACCTAAATATGCACGGGGAAGATGATAGTGATGATGATCAAGAGCCAAAAGAGGCCACTGATGGAAGCAAATGGGTCAAAACAGATAGAGAAT ATATTATTCTGGAGATGTAA
- the LOC140960561 gene encoding uncharacterized protein isoform X2, whose product MNRFAGAKRLLPVFGQRINRFQNSTPILTNPTLFSTAAGSETVPNQNPNPFTSSSTSAGARESGARKPSSPKDHWQDEQARVLHASLGHVIRLGWTDAAMIAGARDVGVSPAIVGSFPRKEASLVEFFMDDCLQRLINIVETDPELEILILSQRVSKLVRIRLEMQAPYISKWPQALSIQAQPLNISASFKQRAMLVDEIWHAAGDKAVDIDWYVKRTVLGGIYSTTELYMLTDTSPDFQNTWAFLDGRIKDAFDMKNTVQEVKYLAEAVGAGMGSSVEGFVKRVFQS is encoded by the exons ATGAATCGATTCGCGGGGGCGAAACGGCTGCTTCCGGTGTTTGGTCAGCGGATCAACCGCTTTCAAAATTCAACACCTATACTCACAAATCCAACGCTGTTTTCTACTGCAGCAGGATCTGAAACCGTTCCCAATCAAAACCCTAACCCATTCACTTCATCATCGACGTCGGCGGGCGCGCGGGAGAGTGGTGCGAGGAAACCTTCGAGTCCTAAAGATCACTGGCAGGATGAGCAGGCTCGTGTTCTTCATGCCTCCCTTGGCCACGTG ATTAGATTAGGATGGACTGATGCGGCCATGATCGCTGGAGCAAGAGATGTTGGTGTGTCTCCTGCTATTGTCGGTTCTTTTCCTCGGAAAGAAGCTTCTCTAGTAGAG tttttcatggatgattgtCTGCAAAGGCTAATTAACATAGTTGAGACAGACCCCGAATTGGAAATCTTAATTCTCAGTCAACGTGTTTCAAAGCTCGTCAGAATTCGATTAGAGATGCAGGCTCCCTATATTTCAAAATGGCCTCAAGCACTTAGCATACAG GCACAACCCTTGAATATTTCTGCGAGCTTCAAGCAGCGAGCAATGCTTGTTGATGAAATTTGGCATGCTGCTGGGGATAAGGCTGTCGACATTGATTGGTATGTGAAGCGCACGGTCCTTGGTGGGATATACTCCACAACTGAATTATACATGCTTACCGATACTTCCCCAG ATTTTCAGAATACATGGGCTTTCTTGGATGGACGAATTAAAGATGCATTTGATATGAAAAACACTGTTCAGGAG GTTAAGTATCTGGCTGAAGCGGTGGGAGCTGGAATGGGCAGCTCCGTGGAAGGATTTGTGAAGAGAGTGTTCCAGTCTTGA
- the LOC140960561 gene encoding uncharacterized protein isoform X1 — protein MNRFAGAKRLLPVFGQRINRFQNSTPILTNPTLFSTAAGSETVPNQNPNPFTSSSTSAGARESGARKPSSPKDHWQDEQARVLHASLGHVQIRLGWTDAAMIAGARDVGVSPAIVGSFPRKEASLVEFFMDDCLQRLINIVETDPELEILILSQRVSKLVRIRLEMQAPYISKWPQALSIQAQPLNISASFKQRAMLVDEIWHAAGDKAVDIDWYVKRTVLGGIYSTTELYMLTDTSPDFQNTWAFLDGRIKDAFDMKNTVQEVKYLAEAVGAGMGSSVEGFVKRVFQS, from the exons ATGAATCGATTCGCGGGGGCGAAACGGCTGCTTCCGGTGTTTGGTCAGCGGATCAACCGCTTTCAAAATTCAACACCTATACTCACAAATCCAACGCTGTTTTCTACTGCAGCAGGATCTGAAACCGTTCCCAATCAAAACCCTAACCCATTCACTTCATCATCGACGTCGGCGGGCGCGCGGGAGAGTGGTGCGAGGAAACCTTCGAGTCCTAAAGATCACTGGCAGGATGAGCAGGCTCGTGTTCTTCATGCCTCCCTTGGCCACGTG CAGATTAGATTAGGATGGACTGATGCGGCCATGATCGCTGGAGCAAGAGATGTTGGTGTGTCTCCTGCTATTGTCGGTTCTTTTCCTCGGAAAGAAGCTTCTCTAGTAGAG tttttcatggatgattgtCTGCAAAGGCTAATTAACATAGTTGAGACAGACCCCGAATTGGAAATCTTAATTCTCAGTCAACGTGTTTCAAAGCTCGTCAGAATTCGATTAGAGATGCAGGCTCCCTATATTTCAAAATGGCCTCAAGCACTTAGCATACAG GCACAACCCTTGAATATTTCTGCGAGCTTCAAGCAGCGAGCAATGCTTGTTGATGAAATTTGGCATGCTGCTGGGGATAAGGCTGTCGACATTGATTGGTATGTGAAGCGCACGGTCCTTGGTGGGATATACTCCACAACTGAATTATACATGCTTACCGATACTTCCCCAG ATTTTCAGAATACATGGGCTTTCTTGGATGGACGAATTAAAGATGCATTTGATATGAAAAACACTGTTCAGGAG GTTAAGTATCTGGCTGAAGCGGTGGGAGCTGGAATGGGCAGCTCCGTGGAAGGATTTGTGAAGAGAGTGTTCCAGTCTTGA
- the LOC140958747 gene encoding pollen receptor-like kinase 3 isoform X1, translating to MAAVCLLVSFLVFSVSFAIDDDDYLIEFKKKLKNSSALDSTWIKGTNPCDNKKKWLGVDCSEAGHTSVSGLFLMNLGLSGDAGNIDLGSLWNLQELRAISLENNSFSGPMPEFNRLNKLKAIFLAGNEFSGEIASDFFIKSGNLKKVELARNKFSGKIPDSLGKLESLIALILNNNEFSGPVPELAQKSLQIIDLSYNKLQGEIPQSMSKFKATAFEGNPDLCGAVVSKQCKVQDSLATSESKESGSSAKWIFLGIVAALLLVAVIFRARRKDNNFRVLGKENLDEEVQIHTPSSNMRSLSSSRKGRNSDTSSGRSSRIHSHSGKSASDLVVINEERGIFGLSDLMKASAEVLGNGGMGSAYKAVMANGLSVVVKRLREMNKFRRDEFDAEIRKLGSPRHPNILPPLAYHYRKEEKLLVSEFVPKGSLMFLLHGNRSSDELNWPTRLRIIKGIAGGLEFLHTEFANQDLPHGNLKSNNILLSSSYEPLLTDYGLHALISNTQSAQALLAYNSPEAVQYQQVSPKSDVYCLGIVILEIMTGKFPSQYNPKGGTDVVQWVNQAISEDRIRELIDPEIGNASNSVDQMEKMLYIAAACTENDHTKRIEMREAARNIGEVQV from the exons ATGGCCGCTGTTTGCCTCCTCGTTTCGTTTCTCGTTTTCTCTGTTTCTTTCGCTATAGATGATGATGACTACCTCATCGAATTTAAAAAGAAGTTGAAGAATTCTTCCGCCCTGGATTCGACCTGGATCAAAGGGACCAATCCGTGTGACAATAAGAAAAAATGGCTGGGAGTAGATTGTAGCGAAGCTGGTCATACGAGTGTATCGGGTTTGTTTCTTATGAATCTTGGTCTCTCGGGTGATGCTGGGAATATTGATCTTGGATCTTTGTGGAATCTTCAAGAGCTTCGAGCTATCAGTTTGGAGAACAATAGTTTCTCAGGTCCAATGCCTGAATTCAATCGACTGAATAAATTGAAGGCAATTTTCTTGGCAGGGAATGAGTTTTCCGGGGAGATAGCTTCAGATTTCTTTATTAAATCTGGGAATCTCAAGAAAGTGGAGCTTGCACGAAACAAGTTCTCGGGTAAAATCCCTGATTCTTTAGGAAAACTGGAGTCTCTCATAGCTCTAATCCTAAATAACAATGAGTTTTCAGGGCCTGTCCCTGAATTAGCACAAAAATCCTTGCAGATAATTGATCTGTCCTACAACAAACTACAAGGGGAGATCCCTCAAAGCATGTCAAAATTTAAAGCCACGGCCTTTGAAGGAAATCCCGACCTCTGTGGCGCTGTAGTTTCGAAGCAATGCAAAGTTCAAGATTCATTGGCCACTAGTGAATCCAAAGAATCGGGCTCAAGTGCCAAATGGATCTTCTTGGGCATAGTGGCTGCTCTTTTGTTAGTGGCAGTCATTTTCAGAGCCCGGAGAAAGGACAACAATTTCAGGGTCCTTGGAAAAGAGAATCTCGatgaagaagtgcagatccACACACCCAGCAGCAATATGAGGAGTCTGAGCTCTAGCAGGAAAGGAAGAAACTCGGATACCTCCAGTGGCCGTTCCTCCAGAATACACTCACATAGTGGGAAATCTGCAAGCGATCTTGTGGTGATTAATGAAGAGAGAGGGATATTCGGATTGTCTGATTTGATGAAGGCTTCGGCAGAGGTTCTTGGAAATGGTGGCATGGGGTCAGCATACAAAGCCGTAATGGCCAACGGATTGTCTGTTGTGGTGAAACGATTGAGAGAAATGAATAAGTTCCGTAGAGACGAATTTGACGCCGAGATCAGAAAGCTTGGAAGTCCGAGGCACCCCAATATTTTACCACCATTGGCGTATCATTACAGGAAAGAAGAGAAACTTTTAGTGTCTGAATTTGTCCCCAAAGGCAGCTTGATGTTTCTGTTGCATG GCAATCGTAGCAGCGATGAGCTGAATTGGCCAACGCGACTGAGAATAATCAAGGGAATAGCTGGGGGGCTAGAATTCCTTCACACGGAATTCGCAAACCAGGACTTACCACACGGGAATCTGAAGTCCAACAACATACTTCTGTCATCAAGCTACGAGCCGCTGCTAACAGATTACGGGCTGCATGCTTTAATCAGCAACACCCAATCTGCGCAAGCCCTCTTAGCCTACAACTCCCCCGAGGCTGTACAGTATCAACAAGTATCCCCCAAAAGCGACGTCTACTGTCTAGGAATCGTGATTCTCGAAATTATGACAGGGAAATTCCCTTCTCAGTACAATCCAAAGGGTGGTACTGATGTGGTGCAATGGGTGAATCAAGCCATTTCTGAGGACAGAATCAGGGAATTGATCGACCCCGAGATTGGAAATGCATCAAATTCAGTCGACCAGATGGAGAAGATGCTGTACATTGCAGCAGCATGCACAGAAAATGATCATACCAAGAGGATTGAAATGAGGGAAGCTGCAAGGAATATAGGAGAAGTACAAGTTTGA
- the LOC140959860 gene encoding protein TIFY 10A-like has product MGSPELLDSGKRSNFSQTCSLLSQYLKEGGNFEDVGLVLSTKSEHKGIPTRTMDLLPMIEKSDQSSGATKPDSYPLHGGRTETIKKSDLSGMKSGADQSAQMTIFYVGQVFVFDDFPADKANRIMMLASTAASSPPNTAKRPAELAASFPEFTSARDLCSPHQLLGSDLPIKRKNSLARFLERRKDRIVATEPYGARKPTAAPSKTEAWLELAPRCSSPNVQHH; this is encoded by the exons ATGGGATCGCCGGAATTATTGGACTCCGGGAAGAGGTCTAATTTCTCTCAGACATGTAGCTTGTTGAGCCAGTACTTGAAAGAGGGGGGTAATTTTGAAGACGTCGGTCTGGTGTTGTCCACGAAGTCAGAGCACAAAG GGATTCCAACTAGAACGATGGATTTGTTGCCCATGATCGAGAAATCAGATCAGAGTTCGGGTGCTACAAAGCCTGATTCGTATCCCCTCCATGGCGGAAGGACCGAAACCATAAAGAAATCTGATCTCAG tggtATGAAATCCGGGGCTGATCAAAGTGCGCAGATGACCATATTCTACGTCGGTCAGGTGTTTGTGTTTGACGATTTTCCGGCGGACAAGGCGAATCGGATCATGATGTTAGCCAGCACCGCCGCCTCATCACCTCCGAACACAGCTAAGAGACCGGCGGAACTCGCCGCCAGCTTCCCCGAGTTTACTTCAGCTCGAGACCTATGCAGTCCTCACCAGCTTCTTGGTTCTG ATTTACCAATCAAGAGGAAAAATTCTTTGGCCAGATTCTTGGAGAGGAGGAAAGACAG AATCGTTGCTACTGAACCGTACGGAGCAAGAAAACCGACTGCTGCGCCATCTAAAACAGAAGCATGGCTGGAATTGGCTCCTCGATGTTCTTCACCAAACGTTCAGCACCATTGA
- the LOC140958747 gene encoding pollen receptor-like kinase 3 isoform X2 — protein sequence MAAVCLLVSFLVFSVSFAIDDDDYLIEFKKKLKNSSALDSTWIKGTNPCDNKKKWLGVDCSEAGHTSVSGLFLMNLGLSGDAGNIDLGSLWNLQELRAISLENNSFSGPMPEFNRLNKLKAIFLAGNEFSGEIASDFFIKSGNLKKVELARNKFSGPVPELAQKSLQIIDLSYNKLQGEIPQSMSKFKATAFEGNPDLCGAVVSKQCKVQDSLATSESKESGSSAKWIFLGIVAALLLVAVIFRARRKDNNFRVLGKENLDEEVQIHTPSSNMRSLSSSRKGRNSDTSSGRSSRIHSHSGKSASDLVVINEERGIFGLSDLMKASAEVLGNGGMGSAYKAVMANGLSVVVKRLREMNKFRRDEFDAEIRKLGSPRHPNILPPLAYHYRKEEKLLVSEFVPKGSLMFLLHGNRSSDELNWPTRLRIIKGIAGGLEFLHTEFANQDLPHGNLKSNNILLSSSYEPLLTDYGLHALISNTQSAQALLAYNSPEAVQYQQVSPKSDVYCLGIVILEIMTGKFPSQYNPKGGTDVVQWVNQAISEDRIRELIDPEIGNASNSVDQMEKMLYIAAACTENDHTKRIEMREAARNIGEVQV from the exons ATGGCCGCTGTTTGCCTCCTCGTTTCGTTTCTCGTTTTCTCTGTTTCTTTCGCTATAGATGATGATGACTACCTCATCGAATTTAAAAAGAAGTTGAAGAATTCTTCCGCCCTGGATTCGACCTGGATCAAAGGGACCAATCCGTGTGACAATAAGAAAAAATGGCTGGGAGTAGATTGTAGCGAAGCTGGTCATACGAGTGTATCGGGTTTGTTTCTTATGAATCTTGGTCTCTCGGGTGATGCTGGGAATATTGATCTTGGATCTTTGTGGAATCTTCAAGAGCTTCGAGCTATCAGTTTGGAGAACAATAGTTTCTCAGGTCCAATGCCTGAATTCAATCGACTGAATAAATTGAAGGCAATTTTCTTGGCAGGGAATGAGTTTTCCGGGGAGATAGCTTCAGATTTCTTTATTAAATCTGGGAATCTCAAGAAAGTGGAGCTTGCACGAAACAAGTTCTCGG GGCCTGTCCCTGAATTAGCACAAAAATCCTTGCAGATAATTGATCTGTCCTACAACAAACTACAAGGGGAGATCCCTCAAAGCATGTCAAAATTTAAAGCCACGGCCTTTGAAGGAAATCCCGACCTCTGTGGCGCTGTAGTTTCGAAGCAATGCAAAGTTCAAGATTCATTGGCCACTAGTGAATCCAAAGAATCGGGCTCAAGTGCCAAATGGATCTTCTTGGGCATAGTGGCTGCTCTTTTGTTAGTGGCAGTCATTTTCAGAGCCCGGAGAAAGGACAACAATTTCAGGGTCCTTGGAAAAGAGAATCTCGatgaagaagtgcagatccACACACCCAGCAGCAATATGAGGAGTCTGAGCTCTAGCAGGAAAGGAAGAAACTCGGATACCTCCAGTGGCCGTTCCTCCAGAATACACTCACATAGTGGGAAATCTGCAAGCGATCTTGTGGTGATTAATGAAGAGAGAGGGATATTCGGATTGTCTGATTTGATGAAGGCTTCGGCAGAGGTTCTTGGAAATGGTGGCATGGGGTCAGCATACAAAGCCGTAATGGCCAACGGATTGTCTGTTGTGGTGAAACGATTGAGAGAAATGAATAAGTTCCGTAGAGACGAATTTGACGCCGAGATCAGAAAGCTTGGAAGTCCGAGGCACCCCAATATTTTACCACCATTGGCGTATCATTACAGGAAAGAAGAGAAACTTTTAGTGTCTGAATTTGTCCCCAAAGGCAGCTTGATGTTTCTGTTGCATG GCAATCGTAGCAGCGATGAGCTGAATTGGCCAACGCGACTGAGAATAATCAAGGGAATAGCTGGGGGGCTAGAATTCCTTCACACGGAATTCGCAAACCAGGACTTACCACACGGGAATCTGAAGTCCAACAACATACTTCTGTCATCAAGCTACGAGCCGCTGCTAACAGATTACGGGCTGCATGCTTTAATCAGCAACACCCAATCTGCGCAAGCCCTCTTAGCCTACAACTCCCCCGAGGCTGTACAGTATCAACAAGTATCCCCCAAAAGCGACGTCTACTGTCTAGGAATCGTGATTCTCGAAATTATGACAGGGAAATTCCCTTCTCAGTACAATCCAAAGGGTGGTACTGATGTGGTGCAATGGGTGAATCAAGCCATTTCTGAGGACAGAATCAGGGAATTGATCGACCCCGAGATTGGAAATGCATCAAATTCAGTCGACCAGATGGAGAAGATGCTGTACATTGCAGCAGCATGCACAGAAAATGATCATACCAAGAGGATTGAAATGAGGGAAGCTGCAAGGAATATAGGAGAAGTACAAGTTTGA
- the LOC140960260 gene encoding protein NEGATIVE GRAVITROPIC RESPONSE OF ROOTS isoform X1, translating into MKIFGLLRNKGEHHQPNRESGTNHHMIHQPCREEFNDWPNALLAIGTFGNNNLKDSEKSNIQGSLTLPRSPGHLEHNTPEDSRETDKDLRTILNQHISTDSSFSGELKKHYVSLEKFLEGDKIINQSMNIVPENENSRLRRTLSSDHDREGNSIRLENKRNDIRKRSLSFLLKKAFLCRGGSVLTPGLRDPITGPGLANSRMDKILRAILNRRVYPQRSSPKAKPKKYLNMHGEDDSDDDQEPKEATDGSKWVKTDRECKHTTCFCKGYCEKYMLFFAI; encoded by the exons ATGAAG ATCTTCGGTTTGCTGAGAAACAAAGGGGAGCATCATCAACCAAATCGAGAATCAGGGACGAATC ATCATATGATACATCAACCATGCAGAGAAGAATTCAATGATTGGCCAAATGCTTTACTTGCTATTGGGACTTTTGGAAATAACAATCTTAAAGATTCAGAAAAGTCTAATATTCAAGGGAGCTTAACTTTACCCAGAAGTCCAGGTCACCTGGAACATAATACCCCAGAAGATTCCCGAGAAACTGATAAAGATTTGAGAACAATACTCAATCAACATATTTCCACGGATTCCAGTTTTTCTGGGGAGTTGAAAAAGCATTATGTATCGCTGGAGAAATTCTTGGAAGGTGACAAGATTATCAACCAGTCGATGAATATCGTGccagaaaatgaaaattctCGCCTCCGTCGAACCTTGAGCTCAGATCATGACAGGGAAGGAAACAGTATTAGGTTGGAAAACAAAAGAAATGACATTCGTAAAAGGTCATTGTCTTTTCTTCTTAAGAAGGCATTCCTGTGTAGAGGTGGATCTGTGCTCACTCCCGGTTTGAGGGATCCAATTACAGGGCCTGGATTGGCTAATTCAAGAATGGATAAG ATTTTAAGGGCCATCCTGAATAGAAGGGTCTACCCTCAAAGGTCTAGTCCAAAGGCAAAGCCAAAGAAATACCTAAATATGCACGGGGAAGATGATAGTGATGATGATCAAGAGCCAAAAGAGGCCACTGATGGAAGCAAATGGGTCAAAACAGATAGAGAATGTAAGCACACTACATGTTTTTGCAAAGGATATTGTGAAAAATACATGCTGTTTTTTGCAATATGA
- the LOC140958548 gene encoding serine/threonine-protein kinase RIPK-like: MAVKKKMTWQEYFPSCFKPESPRPDKKKPISKPSSFHRISLSDLSGSTLSEDLSTSLAGSNIHAFTLQELRVITQNFSSSNFLGEGGFGPVHKGFIDDKLRPGLEAQPVAVKLLDLDGAQGHREWLTEVIFLGQLRHPHLVKLIGYCCEEEHRLLVYEYMPRGSLESQLFRRFAVTLPWSARLKIALGAAKGLAFLHEAKKPIIYRDFKASNILLDSDYTAKLSDFGLATDGPEGDNSHVSTRVMGTQGYAAPEYIMTGHLTAASDVYSFGVALLELLTGRKSVDKSRPSREQNLAPWARPLLKNPRRLSRIMDPRLEGQYSETGAQKAAALAYECLRHRPKLRPTMSEVIKVLEPLKNLDDIQVGTFVFAVSTDSDSRNCSNESDSEVEKKRENGQYHRRHKLHQEHKKRLRSPKSPLVFNSQEEIIQISA; the protein is encoded by the exons ATGGCTGTCAAGAAGAAGATGACATGGCAAGAATATTTCCCGAGTTGTTTCAAGCCTGAGAGCCCGAGGCCGGATAAGAAGAAACCGATCTCGAAGCCATCTTCATTTCATAGGATCTCATTATCGGACTTGAGTGGATCCACCCTTTCGGAGGATCTCTCTACATCTTTGGCGGGCTCTAACATTCATGCGTTTACTTTACAAGAGCTGAGGGTGATCACACAGAACTTTTCATCGAGTAATTTTCTTGGTGAAGGCGGGTTCGGGCCGGTGCACAAGGGATTCATCGATGACAAGCTGAGGCCTGGTTTGGAGGCTCAGCCCGTGGCGGTCAAGCTCCTGGATTTAGATGGCGCACAAGGCCATCGAGAGTGGCTG ACGGAAGTGATATTTCTTGGTCAACTGAGACATCCACATCTGGTGAAGTTGATTGGTTATTGCTGTGAAGAAGAACACAGGCTGCTGGTATATGAATATATGCCTCGTGGAAGCCTGGAAAGCCAACTCTTTAGAA GATTTGCAGTCACACTTCCATGGTCAGCAAGATTGAAAATTGCACTTGGAGCCGCAAAAGGACTAGCTTTTCTCCATGAAGCCAAAAAGCCCATCATATACCGTGATTTTAAGGCTTCGAACATTTTGCTAGACTCA GATTACACTGCAAAGCTCTCGGATTTCGGGCTTGCAACGGATGGTCCCGAAGGCGATAACTCGCACGTTTCCACCCGTGTTATGGGCACACAAGGTTATGCTGCACCGGAATACATCATGACtg GTCATTTGACAGCAGCAAGTGATGTATACAGTTTTGGAGTCGCGTTGTTGGAGCTTCTCACAGGTCGAAAATCAGTAGATAAAAGCCGTCCTTCGAGAGAACAGAACCTTGCACCCTGGGCAAGGCCGTTGCTCAAAAACCCTCGAAGACTAAGCCGCATAATGGATCCGAGACTTGAAGGGCAGTACTCCGAAACTGGAGCACAAAAGGCTGCGGCATTGGCTTACGAATGCTTGAGACATCGGCCTAAACTCAGGCCCACAATGAGTGAGGTGATCAAAGTTTTGGAGCCATTGAAGAATCTTGATGACATTCAAGTGGGGACATTTGTTTTTGCAGTTTCAACGGACAGTGATTCGCGTAATTGTTCGAACGAGAGTGATTCGGAGGTGGAGAAGAAAAGGGAGAATGGCCAGTATCATCGTAGGCACAAACTACATCAGGAACATAAGAAAAGGCTCAGATCTCCTAAGTCTCCCCTTGTCTTCAATTCGCAGGAAGAGATCATTCAAATTAGTGCATAA